Part of the Citrobacter sp. Marseille-Q6884 genome, TCAGTTGCGAAAATATTCGCCGCTCTTGCGACACATAGCCAATACCCAACGCGGTGCGATTTGCCGCCGGCATGGGCCGCAGATCGCACGGCGGTGCACCGGCCTGATGCCAGAACATCGTGCCGCTTTCGATCGGTAAATGACCGGTGATGCAATTGATCAGAGTGGTCTTTCCCATCCCTGGCAGCCCCAGTACCCCGGTACACTTACCGGGCGGCAGGTCGAGATCCACATTCCAAAGCGAGTGCTGGTTGCCGTAATAGTGATTCACTGCGCGAAGACTCAACATGGTTTTTCTCCAACATGATGTTATCCGCCTCACGGGCCGAGTGTCGGTAGAAAAGTGCAAATCCCTTGCCAGAAGAGGAACCCGGAAGCAAAACAGCGGCATACATCATCTGCGCGGTGTTATTTCACGGGCGGGCACGATTTCTGGCCCATGTGCGCACAGTGTCAGTGCTTCCGGGCATCATGGTGGTGCAGACAACAAAATGGTGAAAATGCGAGCAAGATCTCGGCGGCGACATGCCGCTTCGTTAGCTGATAAATATCAAAAAATAGCGATAATTTTTTTTTACGCCACCCAAAAAGGGCTGAGGCGTGTTTTTGCCAGGCGGCAGTCAGCACGGGCTGCAGACAGTTATCCACTATTCCTGTGGATAACCTTGTGCATTAGAGTTAGAAAACACAATGTAAGCGAGAGAAGACGCGGCCTGCGACTAAATTGGTGCGAAAGACGGCTCAAAAGAATAGTCATTAAAATACAGGTGGTTAGATAAAAGCAATGGCTGTCGCAGAAGTGTCATGTATTGCCACAAAACTTTCATCGGGTCGCTTGACAAATGTTAAAAAAGTCATAGGTCTGGGGATAACACATTTTTGCTGGTGTTTTATCTCGCCGGTGCCGAAATTTTCACCCGTAGTGACGGGGTTTCTCATGGCGTAACAGAAATATTCTGGCGTGTTACTGTTTTTTCATCCAGTATATTTTACTGGCAAAATATACCACTGCGAGTAAAATTACACACCTGCCCGCCCATTGCTTCAGGTAGCTGCTCATGAGTAAACCGTTCAAACTGAATTCCGCTTTTAAACCCTCTGGCGATCAGCCTGAGGCGATCCGTCGTCTGGAAGAGGGGCTGGAGGATGGTCTGGCGCATCAGACGCTGCTGGGCGTAACGGGGTCAGGGAAAACATTCACCATCGCTAACGTGATTGCGGACTTACAGCGTCCGACCATGGTGCTGGCGCCGAACAAGACGCTGGCCGCGCAGTTATACGGTGAGATGAAAGAGTTCTTCCCAGATAACGCAGTGGAGTATTTCGTCTCTTACTACGACTATTATCAGCCGGAAGCGTATGTGCCGAGCTCCGACACCTTTATCGAGAAAGATGCCTCGGTCAACGAACACATTGAACAGATGCGACTGTCGGCCACCAAGGCGCTGCTGGAGCGGCGGGATGTGGTGGTCGTGGCCTCCGTTTCCGCGATCTATGGTCTGGGGGACCCGGACCTGTACCTGAAGATGATGCTGCACCTGACGGTGGGGATGATTATCGATCAGCGTGCGATCCTGCGCCGTCTGGCGGAACTGCAATATACCCGTAACGATCAGGCGTTTCAGCGCGGTACTTTCCGTGTGCGCGGTGAAGTGATCGACATCTTCCCGGCTGAATCGGATGACATTGCGCTGCGCGTGGAACTGTTTGACGAAGAAGTTGAGCGTTTATCGCTGTTTGACCCGTTAACCGGGCACGTTGAATCCACCATTCCCCGCTATACCATTTACCCGAAGACACACTACGTGACGCCACGCGAACGTATTGTGCAGGCGATGGAAGAAATTAAAGTCGAGCTGGCAGACCGGCGTAAAGTCCTGCTGGCAAACGACAAATTGCTGGAGGAACAGCGCTTAAGCCAGCGTACGCAGTTCGATCTGGAAATGATGAACGAACTGGGATACTGCTCGGGCATTGAAAACTATTCCCGCTACTTGTCCGGGCGTGGTCCGGGCGAGCCACCGCCGACGCTGTTTGACTACCTGCCTGCTGATGGCTTGCTGGTGGTGGATGAATCCCACGTGACCATTCCGCAAATCGGCGGGATGTATCGCGGCGACCGGGCGCGTAAAGAGACTCTGGTCGAATACGGATTCCGTCTGCCGTCTGCGCTGGATAACCGACCGTTGAAGTTTGAAGAGTTCGAAGCTCTGGCGCCGCAAACCATCTACGTTTCCGCGACGCCGGGCAACTATGAACTGGAAAAATCCGGTGATGAAGTGGTTGATCAGGTGGTACGACCGACCGGCCTGTTAGACCCGGTGATTGAAGTGCGTCCGGTGGCGACGCAGGTTGACGATCTGCTTTCTGAAATACGTCTCCGTGCAGCGATCAACGAACGCGTACTGGTCACGACATTGACCAAGCGGATGGCTGAAGATCTCACGGAATACCTCGAAGAGCACGGCGAGCGGGTGCGCTACCTGCACTCGGACATCGACACCGTGGAGCGCATGGAAATCATCCGTGACCTGCGTCTGGGTGAGTTTGACGTGTTAGTCGGCATCAACCTGTTACGTGAGGGGCTGGACATGCCTGAGGTCTCGCTGGTGGCGATTCTGGACGCAGACAAAGAAGGGTTCCTGCGTTCTGAGCGTTCGCTTATCCAGACCATTGGACGTGCGGCACGTAACATCAACGGTAAAGCGATTCTCTACGGTGACAAAATTACCGCGTCAATGGCGAAGGCGATCGGTGAAACCGAACGTCGTCGCGAGAAGCAGCAACAATACAACGAAGCGCACGGTATTACGCCTCAGGGGCTGAACAAGAAAGTGGTCGATATTCTGGCGCTGGGTCAGAATATTGCGAAAACCAAGGCTAAAGGGAAAGGTAAGTCTCGTGCAGGCGCGAAGGCTGAGGTGGTCGAACTGGATATGACGCCGAAGGCGCTGCAGCAGAAAATTCATGAGCTGGAAGGGCTGATGATGCAGCATGCGCAGAACCTGGAGTTTGAAGAAGCGGCGACGATTCGCGACCAGTTGCATCAGTTGCGGGAACTGTTTATCGCAGCGTCTTAAGCTCATGCCGGATGGCGGGTAAACCCTTTATCCGGCTGACAGCAGACGTTTTGTCGGCCTGAACGCTGCGCGCCTTCAGGCCATTCCATTCAACCCAGTGCCTGTACCGCTTTCTCCAGCGCGGTGTGCAGCAACTGGCGGTCATGGCGGTAGGGAATATCGCTGGCTTCCAGCACGTCCTGAATCACCACGCGGTCGGTGACGGCGGAAACATCCACTTTTGGCCCGACAACCACCGCATCAATCACCTTCTTGCCCACGTATTGCTCAATGATTGCCAGCTTATCGGCAAGCGTCAGACTGGCGGCTGGCAGGCTTAATTCACGCCCCAGATTGCCGATATAGACCATCGGAGCCGGTGTGCGCCGTAATGCCTGCGCCATGTCGTCAAGGAGCAGAATGGGCATCAGGCTGGTGTAAAAACTGCCTGGCCCAATCAGGATGAGATCCGCTTCAGCGATAGCTTCAACCGCTTCCCGCGTCGTGGGAACCTTTGGCGACAGCATCAGTTCCTGAGGGGGGATAGTGAGCTGGTCGATATTCACTTCGCCATAGACCTCATGCCCCTGATCGTCGATAGCCATCAGATCCACCGGCAGTTCTGACATTGGAATTAAATGCGCATCCACTTTCAACAGGCTGCGAATTAAATTGATGGCCTCCAGAGGCCGCACGCTCAGGTGGTCGAGCGCCTTTAACATCAGATTTCCGAGGTTATGCCCGGAAAGTTCGCCGTTACCGCCAAAACGATACTCAAACATCGCGGATGCAACGCTTGGTTGGGTAATTAACTGGTTCAGACAGTTACGCATGTCTCCCCAGGCGATACCCCCTTCAGAGCGACGGATTCGCCCTGTGGAACCGCCATTATCGGTGGTGGTGACGATACCCGTCAGGCGTGAACCCAATGGAGAAAGTGAAGAGAGAACGCGCCCTAATCCATGCCCTCCGCCGAGAGCGACAACGCGATCCAGATCCGCCAGCGTGCGAGTACGCATATATTTTCCTGATATCAATTGATCTGCGTAACAGTAGCGTAAATTACGGGTTTTCAGCAATTAGCCAGCGTGTTTACGCGCAAATAATTTACTACGATCTACTCCTTTCTGACGATCTCCACCTGATAGCAAGATGATGTATATCAATGCAAAACTGTGGTTTTTGCATATTCTGTAGCTAAATTGCACGATCATGTCGTTATGTATGTGTTTATATAGCGAAAGTGTACATGGCAAAACCGTCATTTACACGCTAGTATCGGCATAACCACAAGTACTCTAAATAGTTTGAGTTGCAGGAAGGCGGTGAGGGAGAGAATCCCCTGGAGCGTACATCAGTACGTGACTGAGGTGAACGAACGAAGCCAACGCATCTGCAACGCACAGTATGACGAGTATAAACACTCTAGCCACTGCACCTGGGTCTAATGATACGGTGCTTTGGCCGTGACAAGGCTTCGATGAGATTGTCACCAGGGCGAAGGAAGAAATGACTTCGTCTCCCGTATTTGGAAAGGTGTACATGGGCTCTCAACTTACCGATGCTTTCGCACGTAAGTTTTATTACTTACGTTTGTCGATTACCGATGTGTGTAACTTTCGTTGCACCTACTGTCTGCCGGATGGCTACAAGCCTGGTGGCGTCACCAATAACGGCTTTCTGACCGTTGATGAAATTCGCCGCGTCACGCGTGCGTTCGCCAGTCTGGGAACGGAAAAAGTGCGTCTGACGGGAGGTGAACCGTCACTGCGTCGCGACTTTACCGACATCATCGCCGCCGTGCGTGAAAACGATGCTATTCGTCAGATTGCGGTCACCACGAACGGTTATCGCCTGGCACGTGATGCAGCGACATGGCGGGATGCAGGACTGACGGCGCTTAACGTCAGCGTCGATAGCCTGGATGCGCGTCAGTTTCATGCCATTACCGGACAAGATAAATTTCAACAGGTGATGGCGGGCATTGATGCCGCATTCGATGCCGGTTTCGAAAAAGTAAAGGTGAACACCGTGCTGATGCGCGATGTAAACCATCATCAACTGGATACCTTCCTCGCCTGGATTCAGCCGCGTCCAATTCAACTGCGTTTTATTGAGCTGATGGAAACCGGCGAGGGCAGTTCTCTCTTTCGTAAACACCATATTTCCGGGCAGGTACTGCGCGATGAATTGCTGCGTCGTGGCTGGATCCACCAGCTCCGCCAGCGCAGCGACGGCCCGGCTCAGGTGTTCTGCCACCCTGATTATGCGGGCGAAATTGGTCTGATCATGCCTTATGAGAAAGACTTTTGCGCCACCTGTAATCGTCTGCGCGTTTCCTCTGTTGGCAAACTTCATCTGTGTTTATTTGGTGAAGGCGGCGTTAGCCTGCGTGATTTGCTGGAAGATGACGCGCAACAGTCCGCGCTGGAAGAACGTATTTCGACCGCGCTGCTGGAGAAAAAGCAGACCCATTTTCTGCATCAGAATAATACGGGTATTACACAAAACCTCTCGTATATCGGCGGCTAATCTACAAAAAGGAGATTAAAGATGAGTCAGGTAAGCGCTGAATTTATCCCGACACGCATTGCTATTCTTACTGTTTCCAGTCGTCGTGGCGAAGAAGACGACACCTCCGGTCATTATCTGCGAGACTCGGCGCTTGAAGCGGGTCATCAGGTAGTGGATAAAGCGATTGTCAAAGAAAACCGTTACGCTATTCGTGCCCAGGTCTCAGCCTGGATTGCCAGCGACGACGTCCAGGTGGTGCTCATTACGGGTGGCACCGGGTTGACTGAAGGTGACCAGGCGCCGGAAGCCCTGCTGCCGCTGTTCGACAGAGAAGTGGAAGGGTTTGGCGAAGTGTTCCGTATGCTCTCTTTCGAAGAGATCGGTACCGCGACGCTGCAATCCCGTGCGATTGCCGGGGTGGCCAATAAAACGCTGATTTTTGCCATGCCGGGTTCGACAAAAGCCTGTCGTACCGCCTGGGAAAATATCATTGCGCCGCAGCTCGATGCCCGCACTCGTCCGTGTAACTTCCACCCACATTTGAAGAAATAAGTATGTCGCAACTGACTCATATTAACGCCGCTGGCGAAGCGCACATGGTGGATGTTTCTGCCAAAGCGGAAACCGTACGCGAGGCGCGTGCTGAAGCCTTTGTCACCATGCGTAGCGAAACCCTGGCAATGATTATCGACGGCAGCCACCACAAAGGTGATGTCTTCGCGACCGCCCGAATTGCGGGTATTCAGGCAGCCAAACGGACCTGGGATCTCATTCCGCTGTGTCACCCACTGATGCTGAGCAAGGTTGAAGTTAATCTGCATGCCGAGCCAGAGCACAACCGCGTACGTATTGAATCGCTGTGTCGTTTAACGGGCAAAACTGGCGTCGAAATGGAGGCCTTAACCGCGGCTTCCGTGGCGGCGCTGACCATCTACGACATGTGCAAAGCGGTACAAAAGGATATGGTGATTGGTCCGGTACGCTTGCTGGCGAAAAGCGGCGGCAAGTCAGGCGACTTTAAGGCGGATGCACATGATTAAAGTACTTTTCTTCGCCCAGGTGCGAGAGCTGGTGGGTACGGATACGGTAGAGGTTGCGGCAGAGTTTTCGACGGTTGAGGCGCTGCGCCAGCATCTGGCGGCCAAAAGCGATCGTTGGGCGCTGGCTCTGGAAGACGGCAAGCTACTGGCGGCGGTAAACCAGACGCTGGTCAGCTTTGACAGTCCCGTAAAATCAGGGGATGAAGTGGCCTTCTTCCCACCGGTAACCGGAGGCTGATATGGCGGAAACGCGGATAGTAGTTGGACATGCGCCGTTCAGCGTTGGGGAAGAGTATCCCTGGCTGGCAGAGCGCGATGAAGACGGCGCAGTGGTCACGTTTACCGGTAAAGTCCGTAATCACAACCTCGGCGACAGCGTCCAGGCGTTGACACTGGAACACTATCCAGGCATGACGGAAAAAGCGCTGGCGGAGATCGTTGAAGAGGCGCGCGGGCGTTGGCCGTTGGGGCGTGTGACGGTGATTCATCGCATCGGCGAATTGTGGCCTGGAGATGAGATCGTCTTCGTCGGCGTGACCAGCGCGCATCGCAGCAGTGCGTTTGATGCCGGTCAGTTCATTATGGATTACCTGAAAACCCGCGCACCGTTCTGGAAGCGCGAAGCCACGCCAGAAGGAGAGCGTTGGGTAGACGCGCGTGACAGCGATAAGCTAGCAGCAAAACGCTGGTAGAGTACAATTGTTGTAGGCTCATACTGATTCAGGAGATTGTCATGGACCGATTCCCACGATCCGATTCCATTGTACAGGCCCGTTCCGGCCTGCAAACGTATATGGCGCAGGTCTACGGCTGGATGACCTGCGGATTGTTACTGACGGCGTTTATTGCCTGGTATGCGGCGAATACGCCCGCGGTGATGATGTTTGTCTTTTCCAGCAAAATCACCTTTTTTGGACTGATCATCGCCCAACTTGCGCTGGTCTTTGTCTTGTCCGGAATGGTGCAGAAGCTCAGTGCCGGAATGGCAACCACGCTATTTATGCTCTATTCGGCATTAACCGGACTGACGCTGTCGAGTATCTTTATCGTCTATACCTATTCGTCTATCGCCAGCACCTTTGTGGTGACCGGCGGGATGTTCGGTATCATGAGTCTGTACGGTTACACCACGAAGCGCGATCTCAGCGGCTTCGGCAATATGCTGTTTATGGCGTTGATCGGTATCGTACTGGCGTCACTGGTTAACTTCTGGTTGAAAAGCGAAGCGCTGATGTGGGCGGTGACCTATATCGGGGTGATCGTGTTTGTCGGCCTGACAGCCTATGACACACAGAAGCTGAAGAACATTGGCGAGCAGATCGACCTGCGTGACAGCGGCAACCTGCGTAAATACGCGATTCTCGGCGCATTAACGCTGTATCTGGACTTCATCAACCTGTTCCTGATGCTGCTGCGTATCTTTGGTAATCGTCGCTAAATCTCTGTTGCCGGATGCGGTGTCACGCCCTATCCGGCAATAAAAATCCCCTTTATTTCGCCATGGCCTTTTCATTTTTCGCCCGCAGTTTTTTCGCCCGACTCTCCAGCATCAGGTAACAGACCAGTGCCAACAGCAGCGGGGTAAAATAGTAGAGCACGCGGTACGCGAGCAGAGCGGCGATGATGGTGCCCGATGAGATCTCTTCTCCTGCCAGCAAGGCCATAAACACCGCTTCGAGTACGCCTATCCCTGCAGGAATATGTACGATAACCCCGGCAATACTACTGACCAGCAGCACGCCCAGCACGAAGAAATAGTTGACCCCCTGACCCAACAATAGCCAGATGATTGCCCCCATCACCAGCCAGTTGGTGCCGGATATCGCCATCTGTACAAGGGCGAACTTCCATGACGGGAGCACCAGTTTTTGGCCTCTGATCGTCATGTGGCGGTGTTTGGCGAAAGCGCAGAACCACAGGTAGACCGCAATAATCAACAGCAGCGCCACGCCCAGAATACGTAACGTGCCCTCATCGATATACCAATGTGCGGGT contains:
- the uvrB gene encoding excinuclease ABC subunit UvrB; amino-acid sequence: MSKPFKLNSAFKPSGDQPEAIRRLEEGLEDGLAHQTLLGVTGSGKTFTIANVIADLQRPTMVLAPNKTLAAQLYGEMKEFFPDNAVEYFVSYYDYYQPEAYVPSSDTFIEKDASVNEHIEQMRLSATKALLERRDVVVVASVSAIYGLGDPDLYLKMMLHLTVGMIIDQRAILRRLAELQYTRNDQAFQRGTFRVRGEVIDIFPAESDDIALRVELFDEEVERLSLFDPLTGHVESTIPRYTIYPKTHYVTPRERIVQAMEEIKVELADRRKVLLANDKLLEEQRLSQRTQFDLEMMNELGYCSGIENYSRYLSGRGPGEPPPTLFDYLPADGLLVVDESHVTIPQIGGMYRGDRARKETLVEYGFRLPSALDNRPLKFEEFEALAPQTIYVSATPGNYELEKSGDEVVDQVVRPTGLLDPVIEVRPVATQVDDLLSEIRLRAAINERVLVTTLTKRMAEDLTEYLEEHGERVRYLHSDIDTVERMEIIRDLRLGEFDVLVGINLLREGLDMPEVSLVAILDADKEGFLRSERSLIQTIGRAARNINGKAILYGDKITASMAKAIGETERRREKQQQYNEAHGITPQGLNKKVVDILALGQNIAKTKAKGKGKSRAGAKAEVVELDMTPKALQQKIHELEGLMMQHAQNLEFEEAATIRDQLHQLRELFIAAS
- the yvcK gene encoding uridine diphosphate-N-acetylglucosamine-binding protein YvcK, producing the protein MRTRTLADLDRVVALGGGHGLGRVLSSLSPLGSRLTGIVTTTDNGGSTGRIRRSEGGIAWGDMRNCLNQLITQPSVASAMFEYRFGGNGELSGHNLGNLMLKALDHLSVRPLEAINLIRSLLKVDAHLIPMSELPVDLMAIDDQGHEVYGEVNIDQLTIPPQELMLSPKVPTTREAVEAIAEADLILIGPGSFYTSLMPILLLDDMAQALRRTPAPMVYIGNLGRELSLPAASLTLADKLAIIEQYVGKKVIDAVVVGPKVDVSAVTDRVVIQDVLEASDIPYRHDRQLLHTALEKAVQALG
- the moaA gene encoding GTP 3',8-cyclase MoaA — encoded protein: MGSQLTDAFARKFYYLRLSITDVCNFRCTYCLPDGYKPGGVTNNGFLTVDEIRRVTRAFASLGTEKVRLTGGEPSLRRDFTDIIAAVRENDAIRQIAVTTNGYRLARDAATWRDAGLTALNVSVDSLDARQFHAITGQDKFQQVMAGIDAAFDAGFEKVKVNTVLMRDVNHHQLDTFLAWIQPRPIQLRFIELMETGEGSSLFRKHHISGQVLRDELLRRGWIHQLRQRSDGPAQVFCHPDYAGEIGLIMPYEKDFCATCNRLRVSSVGKLHLCLFGEGGVSLRDLLEDDAQQSALEERISTALLEKKQTHFLHQNNTGITQNLSYIGG
- the moaB gene encoding molybdenum cofactor biosynthesis protein B, yielding MSQVSAEFIPTRIAILTVSSRRGEEDDTSGHYLRDSALEAGHQVVDKAIVKENRYAIRAQVSAWIASDDVQVVLITGGTGLTEGDQAPEALLPLFDREVEGFGEVFRMLSFEEIGTATLQSRAIAGVANKTLIFAMPGSTKACRTAWENIIAPQLDARTRPCNFHPHLKK
- the moaC gene encoding cyclic pyranopterin monophosphate synthase MoaC, with the protein product MSQLTHINAAGEAHMVDVSAKAETVREARAEAFVTMRSETLAMIIDGSHHKGDVFATARIAGIQAAKRTWDLIPLCHPLMLSKVEVNLHAEPEHNRVRIESLCRLTGKTGVEMEALTAASVAALTIYDMCKAVQKDMVIGPVRLLAKSGGKSGDFKADAHD
- the moaD gene encoding molybdopterin synthase sulfur carrier subunit — protein: MIKVLFFAQVRELVGTDTVEVAAEFSTVEALRQHLAAKSDRWALALEDGKLLAAVNQTLVSFDSPVKSGDEVAFFPPVTGG
- the moaE gene encoding molybdopterin synthase catalytic subunit MoaE, which codes for MAETRIVVGHAPFSVGEEYPWLAERDEDGAVVTFTGKVRNHNLGDSVQALTLEHYPGMTEKALAEIVEEARGRWPLGRVTVIHRIGELWPGDEIVFVGVTSAHRSSAFDAGQFIMDYLKTRAPFWKREATPEGERWVDARDSDKLAAKRW
- a CDS encoding Bax inhibitor-1 family protein, with the translated sequence MDRFPRSDSIVQARSGLQTYMAQVYGWMTCGLLLTAFIAWYAANTPAVMMFVFSSKITFFGLIIAQLALVFVLSGMVQKLSAGMATTLFMLYSALTGLTLSSIFIVYTYSSIASTFVVTGGMFGIMSLYGYTTKRDLSGFGNMLFMALIGIVLASLVNFWLKSEALMWAVTYIGVIVFVGLTAYDTQKLKNIGEQIDLRDSGNLRKYAILGALTLYLDFINLFLMLLRIFGNRR
- a CDS encoding lysylphosphatidylglycerol synthase domain-containing protein, with product MAKSRPRWRLAKKILTWLFFIAVIVLLVIYASKVNWEEVWTVIRDYNRLALLSAVGLVIISYLLYGCYDLLGRYYCGHKLAKRQVMLVSFICYAFNLTLSTWVGGIGMRYRLYSRLGLPGGTITRIFSLSITTNWLGYILLGGFIFTFGIVQLPAHWYIDEGTLRILGVALLLIIAVYLWFCAFAKHRHMTIRGQKLVLPSWKFALVQMAISGTNWLVMGAIIWLLLGQGVNYFFVLGVLLVSSIAGVIVHIPAGIGVLEAVFMALLAGEEISSGTIIAALLAYRVLYYFTPLLLALVCYLMLESRAKKLRAKNEKAMAK